The proteins below come from a single Bacteroidota bacterium genomic window:
- a CDS encoding excinuclease ABC subunit UvrA — protein MQREIIIEGARENNLKNVNLRIPHYRLIVVTGVSGSGKSSLVHDVISREGQRLFIDHFTGGNYQSEKKLSKPKADSIQGLFPVVSVNQNSVVRNPRSTVGTLTEINDYLRLLFARLGTSATFSAKADRSLFSYNSPKGYCPVCKGLGVEDHIDPELIVDDETKSLREGALVLSTPNGYIIYSQVTLPVLDQVCRAEGFNVDIPWHDLTDEQKNIVWYGSEKIKVLFGKHPLESRLRWTGITAKPRAEEFYKGILPVMEEILRRERNPNIMRFVRSFTCPSCYGKRLNEQALSFRLWGLSIADFSAMSLQQIHQWFSSFSIPVTDKQVADPVVEAIIRRSEGLCELGLGYLTLNRESTGLSGGEAQRIRLGNQVATGLRNVLYLLDEPSAGLHPSDHHKLLGVIRKLVNNGNTAIVVEHDEQTMHAADWIIDIGPGPGEKGGEILYNGPAKDFLNVLIPKSITSQFLKHPHRFEADTTAKNKTFFEIADADKNNLKHINVHFAFNTFNVLTGVSGSGKSSLAGFLIETIIPAKSGGTGDFRKVIHLDQSPIGRTPNSNPATYTGLSDYVRDLLAALPESKQKGFKKGQFSFVVKGGRCDACNGAGTQQLGMHFLGNIEVPCEECNGKRFTEETLDIKYNGKNIFEILELSIDEAHEFFNDQKKIVAITSVLIELGLGYIKLGQRSTTLSGGEAQRVKLASELARPANGNVLYVLDEPTTGLHMADTEVLINALTKLVNKGNTVLAIEHDPNFILRAGWVADLGPGGGDDGGNLIIEGTPQDVIECASSLTGKSLKAYIEGNSDQYNNNKKNIFNTNEAMSLHGVSTNNLKNLDISIPFNSITAVTGVSGSGKSSLVFDTFYAESQRRFMDGLSSYVRQFIGKTGNPVLDSCNGLTPAISVQKKNPLKNPRSTVATYSGLYDLYRLLYSRLGKDLTGNRMELSSAFSFNNEQGACPVCKGLGLLTVCDENKLITDATLPIIAGALDGTITGKFYGDPYGQYVHTLLAVGKVHNLDFSLPFLQLTSEARNLALYGCDDEIFEVEWKYKRGSHEGTHNMKAQWPGFCGHINTEYERKHDGHRGDAMMHLMTKKICPVCDGNRLKPELLIFRIGFVHIGQLCSWSADEAIPWFRKDFANCFSSDAERATAYGFITEIVPRLESLVKAGLGYIGLGRLVSSLSGGEFQRLKLAALMRSSITGITYVLDEPSFGLHRKDILRMRELIESLNSNGNNVLMVEMSPALLDTAQHVIELGPSAGKAGGTIIYSGLPADVTDRMNQIIESALTLSRQLPDGLTIEGAYANNLKNINVRIPSRGLIAITGVSGSGKTSLLSEVIYNSYNAGKAVNCSSVKGFENFDDLLLIEQDVPVGSAMSIPATWLGIADSLKKIFGATASAKEAGFKESAFSFLSRDGQCPDCKGSGNTNVSLDFWSDAQVTCETCKGKRYRSEILKIKIEDLSIADVLELPFTELAKFLERNISPKARSQVSKILMMAERTGIGYLTAGQPMNTLSAGELQRLKLVAGLSGAKSHKMLYLLDEPTGGLHPEDTLHLLLLFDELIDRGASIICVTHDEVVMAHADYIIELGPAGGQNGGYVISAS, from the coding sequence ATGCAACGAGAGATCATTATTGAAGGTGCCCGCGAAAATAATTTAAAGAATGTAAACTTACGCATTCCTCATTACAGGCTCATTGTAGTTACCGGCGTTTCCGGAAGCGGTAAATCAAGCCTTGTTCACGATGTTATCAGCCGCGAAGGACAACGACTTTTTATCGATCATTTTACCGGTGGAAATTATCAGTCCGAAAAAAAGCTAAGCAAACCAAAAGCCGACAGCATACAAGGTCTATTCCCCGTAGTATCTGTAAATCAAAATTCTGTCGTTCGCAATCCGCGTTCAACTGTAGGTACATTAACGGAAATTAACGATTATTTACGCTTGTTATTTGCACGGTTAGGAACATCAGCCACATTTAGTGCGAAAGCTGACCGCAGCCTGTTCTCATACAATTCGCCCAAAGGCTATTGCCCGGTTTGCAAAGGGCTCGGCGTTGAAGACCATATTGATCCCGAGCTCATTGTAGACGACGAAACCAAAAGCCTGCGCGAAGGCGCACTCGTGCTTTCCACCCCAAACGGCTATATCATTTATTCGCAGGTAACCCTGCCGGTGCTTGACCAAGTGTGTCGTGCCGAAGGATTCAATGTTGACATTCCCTGGCACGACCTTACGGACGAGCAAAAAAATATAGTGTGGTACGGTTCCGAAAAAATTAAAGTATTATTCGGTAAGCACCCGCTGGAATCGAGGTTACGGTGGACGGGCATTACAGCCAAGCCCCGAGCTGAAGAATTTTACAAAGGCATTCTTCCGGTGATGGAAGAAATTCTGCGAAGAGAACGCAATCCGAATATTATGCGCTTTGTGCGCTCATTTACCTGCCCTTCATGCTATGGTAAAAGGCTGAATGAGCAGGCACTTTCTTTCAGGCTGTGGGGATTAAGCATAGCCGATTTCAGCGCCATGAGTTTGCAGCAAATACATCAATGGTTCTCTTCGTTTTCCATTCCGGTAACAGATAAACAAGTTGCCGACCCCGTAGTAGAAGCTATTATACGACGCAGCGAGGGACTTTGTGAACTCGGACTTGGATACCTCACGTTGAACCGCGAATCTACAGGTCTTTCAGGAGGTGAAGCACAGAGAATACGATTGGGAAATCAGGTGGCAACGGGATTGCGCAATGTACTGTATTTGCTTGACGAGCCGAGTGCCGGACTGCATCCTTCTGATCATCATAAATTGCTTGGTGTGATTCGTAAGCTCGTGAATAATGGTAATACCGCTATTGTGGTGGAGCACGATGAACAAACCATGCATGCTGCCGATTGGATTATAGACATCGGACCGGGGCCGGGCGAAAAAGGGGGCGAGATATTATACAACGGACCTGCAAAAGATTTTCTGAATGTGCTTATACCGAAAAGCATCACATCACAGTTCCTCAAACATCCGCATAGATTTGAAGCTGATACGACAGCAAAAAATAAGACATTTTTTGAAATAGCCGATGCCGATAAAAACAACCTGAAGCACATCAATGTCCATTTCGCTTTTAACACATTCAACGTATTGACAGGCGTTTCAGGTAGCGGAAAATCGAGTCTTGCAGGATTTCTGATTGAAACAATTATTCCGGCAAAATCAGGTGGTACCGGCGATTTTCGTAAGGTAATACACCTCGACCAGTCGCCCATCGGCCGCACGCCCAACAGCAATCCTGCAACTTATACGGGTCTGAGCGATTATGTCCGCGACCTGCTCGCGGCGCTTCCCGAATCCAAACAAAAAGGATTCAAAAAAGGGCAATTCTCATTTGTTGTAAAAGGAGGAAGATGTGATGCATGCAATGGCGCCGGAACACAGCAGCTCGGCATGCACTTTTTGGGCAACATAGAAGTCCCCTGTGAAGAATGCAATGGGAAACGCTTTACTGAAGAGACTCTTGATATCAAGTATAATGGAAAAAATATTTTTGAAATTCTTGAATTATCAATTGATGAAGCGCATGAATTTTTCAACGATCAAAAGAAAATAGTCGCCATTACATCTGTTCTTATTGAACTAGGACTTGGTTATATTAAACTTGGTCAACGCTCCACGACACTTTCGGGTGGTGAAGCACAACGCGTAAAACTTGCCTCGGAACTGGCACGTCCGGCAAACGGGAATGTTCTGTACGTTCTGGATGAACCAACCACCGGTCTTCATATGGCCGACACCGAAGTACTTATAAATGCGCTCACAAAACTCGTGAATAAAGGGAACACAGTTCTCGCAATCGAACACGACCCTAATTTCATACTCCGTGCCGGATGGGTTGCTGATCTGGGTCCCGGAGGAGGAGACGATGGCGGAAATCTGATAATTGAAGGCACTCCACAAGATGTTATTGAATGCGCATCTTCCCTGACGGGGAAATCGCTAAAAGCTTATATTGAAGGGAATTCTGACCAATATAATAATAACAAGAAAAATATTTTTAACACGAATGAAGCCATGAGTCTGCATGGCGTAAGTACAAACAATCTGAAAAATCTTGACATTTCAATACCGTTCAATTCCATAACGGCAGTTACAGGTGTTTCGGGAAGCGGAAAATCATCGCTTGTATTTGATACGTTTTATGCAGAAAGTCAGCGCAGGTTCATGGACGGACTTTCGTCATACGTCAGGCAGTTCATCGGGAAAACCGGGAACCCGGTACTTGATAGCTGCAACGGACTTACGCCCGCTATCAGCGTCCAGAAAAAAAATCCCTTGAAAAATCCCCGCTCAACAGTTGCCACTTACAGCGGTCTGTATGATTTGTACCGGCTGCTTTACAGCCGACTTGGCAAAGATTTGACAGGCAATAGAATGGAATTATCATCGGCCTTTTCTTTCAATAATGAACAAGGCGCATGCCCGGTTTGCAAAGGCTTGGGTCTACTCACTGTGTGTGATGAAAATAAATTGATTACCGATGCCACACTTCCGATTATTGCCGGTGCACTTGACGGCACAATCACAGGAAAGTTTTATGGTGACCCTTACGGACAATATGTTCATACGCTTCTTGCTGTCGGAAAAGTGCACAACCTCGATTTCAGTCTGCCATTCTTGCAATTAACTTCAGAAGCCAGAAACCTTGCACTCTATGGCTGCGACGACGAAATTTTTGAGGTAGAATGGAAATACAAACGTGGCAGTCACGAGGGTACACATAACATGAAAGCCCAATGGCCGGGCTTTTGCGGACACATCAACACCGAATATGAGCGCAAGCATGACGGTCATCGGGGTGATGCAATGATGCATTTGATGACCAAAAAAATCTGTCCGGTATGTGATGGCAATCGGTTAAAACCCGAATTACTGATTTTCAGGATTGGCTTTGTACATATCGGTCAGCTATGCTCCTGGTCAGCGGATGAGGCAATACCATGGTTCAGGAAAGATTTTGCAAATTGCTTCAGCAGCGATGCGGAGCGTGCAACAGCATATGGCTTTATTACTGAAATAGTACCACGACTCGAATCACTGGTTAAAGCAGGACTTGGGTATATAGGCTTAGGACGATTGGTATCAAGCCTTTCGGGAGGAGAATTCCAACGTTTGAAACTTGCCGCACTCATGCGTTCTTCAATCACAGGAATCACGTATGTACTCGACGAGCCATCATTCGGGCTTCACCGTAAGGATATCTTGCGAATGCGTGAGCTGATAGAAAGTTTGAACAGCAATGGAAATAACGTACTGATGGTTGAGATGTCGCCGGCACTTTTGGATACAGCACAGCATGTTATTGAACTTGGCCCCTCGGCAGGTAAGGCAGGAGGAACAATTATTTATTCAGGTTTGCCGGCCGATGTCACAGACCGAATGAACCAAATCATAGAATCGGCCCTGACGCTATCTCGGCAATTGCCTGATGGTTTAACCATTGAAGGCGCCTATGCCAACAATCTAAAAAATATTAATGTACGGATTCCTTCACGGGGATTAATAGCCATTACCGGTGTAAGCGGCAGCGGCAAGACGAGCCTTCTATCTGAAGTAATATATAATAGTTATAATGCAGGCAAAGCCGTAAACTGCTCGTCTGTCAAAGGGTTTGAAAATTTTGACGATTTATTACTAATTGAACAGGACGTTCCTGTGGGCAGCGCCATGTCGATACCGGCTACATGGTTAGGAATTGCCGATTCTCTGAAAAAAATATTCGGAGCAACTGCTTCCGCAAAAGAAGCGGGGTTCAAAGAATCGGCGTTCTCATTTCTTTCGCGCGATGGGCAATGCCCCGATTGCAAAGGCAGCGGTAACACGAACGTGAGTCTGGATTTTTGGAGTGACGCACAGGTAACGTGCGAGACCTGCAAAGGCAAACGATACCGGTCTGAAATCTTGAAAATTAAAATAGAAGACCTCAGCATTGCCGACGTTCTTGAACTTCCGTTTACCGAATTAGCTAAGTTTCTGGAAAGAAACATTTCGCCCAAAGCAAGGAGTCAGGTCTCAAAAATTTTAATGATGGCCGAACGCACCGGGATTGGATATCTGACTGCCGGGCAACCTATGAATACCTTGTCGGCAGGAGAATTGCAGCGGCTCAAACTTGTTGCCGGACTGTCAGGTGCAAAATCGCATAAAATGCTGTATTTGCTGGATGAGCCAACCGGCGGACTTCATCCTGAAGATACACTGCATCTTCTTTTACTTTTTGATGAGCTTATTGACCGAGGTGCAAGCATCATTTGTGTTACCCACGATGAAGTAGTAATGGCGCATGCCGATTACATTATTGAACTTGGTCCTGCCGGAGGTCAGAATGGCGGATACGTGATATCAGCGTCCTGA
- a CDS encoding NAD(P)/FAD-dependent oxidoreductase, producing the protein MNKEFQIQVSPETAADADALKMHVAETTGIDIEEIRHIEIIKKSIDARQRTIKINLKIHVYIDEDFEEISVVLPEYKDVTNAREIIIVGAGPAGLFAALKCIEKGLKPIIIERGKDVKSRVADIKAINLDGFVNEDSNYCFGEGGAGTFSDGKLYTRSKKRGETNRILELLVGFGATKEITVDSHPHIGTNKLPGIISNIRECIIAHGGIVHFNSRVTDIIIKNNEVAGVKIHNGTIVNATKLILATGHSARDMFELLHSKGIAIIAKPFALGVRVEHPQSIIDKIQYKQEERGLFLPPSSYNIVRQINNRGVYSFCMCPGGVIAPCATKNGEIVTNGWSPSRRDMPYANSGVVVELNLGDFKQFESQGALAAMAFQQSIEQKAWHEGGKTQKAPAQRLVDFVSGKQSLNLRETSYKPGITSVELKSIFPAPIHQALKEGFKEFEKAMKGYLTEEAVVLAPESRTSSPVRIPRDSETLEHISIKGLYPCGEGAGYAGGIVSAAIDGERCADKCVETLIY; encoded by the coding sequence GTGAACAAAGAATTTCAAATACAGGTTTCACCTGAAACTGCAGCAGACGCTGATGCATTAAAAATGCATGTTGCGGAAACAACAGGTATTGATATTGAGGAAATACGGCATATTGAAATCATTAAAAAATCAATCGACGCCAGACAAAGAACGATTAAGATTAATTTAAAAATCCACGTTTACATTGATGAAGACTTTGAGGAAATAAGCGTAGTGCTTCCCGAATATAAAGACGTAACAAATGCCCGTGAAATAATTATTGTGGGTGCCGGACCTGCAGGACTCTTTGCGGCGTTGAAGTGTATTGAAAAAGGTCTGAAGCCCATCATTATTGAACGTGGAAAAGACGTAAAATCAAGGGTTGCCGATATAAAAGCAATCAACCTCGATGGCTTTGTTAACGAGGATTCTAATTATTGCTTTGGCGAAGGAGGCGCAGGAACTTTTTCAGACGGCAAGCTGTATACACGGTCAAAAAAGCGTGGTGAAACAAACCGCATACTCGAGCTCTTAGTAGGATTTGGCGCAACAAAAGAAATTACGGTTGATTCACACCCGCATATTGGAACGAACAAATTGCCGGGTATCATTTCAAATATCCGTGAATGTATTATTGCGCACGGCGGGATTGTTCACTTCAATTCAAGAGTAACGGATATTATTATCAAAAACAATGAGGTTGCCGGCGTTAAAATTCATAACGGAACGATTGTTAATGCCACAAAACTTATACTGGCAACCGGACATTCGGCACGCGATATGTTCGAATTGCTTCACAGCAAAGGAATCGCAATCATTGCTAAACCATTTGCGCTGGGTGTAAGAGTTGAGCATCCGCAAAGTATCATTGATAAAATTCAGTATAAGCAAGAAGAAAGAGGACTGTTTCTGCCTCCTTCGTCATATAATATTGTACGGCAAATCAACAACCGTGGCGTGTATTCTTTTTGCATGTGCCCGGGTGGTGTAATTGCACCATGTGCCACAAAAAATGGCGAAATTGTGACCAATGGCTGGTCGCCATCACGAAGGGATATGCCTTATGCAAATTCAGGCGTTGTTGTAGAACTGAATCTCGGAGATTTTAAGCAGTTTGAGAGTCAGGGAGCACTTGCTGCTATGGCTTTTCAACAGAGCATAGAACAAAAAGCCTGGCACGAGGGAGGCAAAACACAGAAAGCGCCGGCCCAGCGGCTTGTTGATTTTGTCAGTGGCAAGCAATCACTAAACTTGCGGGAAACGTCCTATAAACCGGGAATTACTTCAGTTGAATTAAAGAGTATCTTCCCTGCCCCCATTCATCAGGCTTTGAAAGAAGGTTTTAAAGAATTCGAAAAAGCTATGAAAGGTTATCTTACGGAAGAAGCCGTTGTGCTTGCACCCGAATCGCGCACTTCATCGCCGGTGCGTATTCCAAGAGATTCTGAAACACTTGAGCATATTTCAATAAAAGGATTATACCCCTGTGGTGAAGGTGCCGGTTATGCCGGAGGCATTGTATCAGCAGCCATCGACGGCGAACGATGCGCAGACAAATGTGTGGAAACGCTGATATACTGA
- the mscL gene encoding large-conductance mechanosensitive channel protein MscL, which yields MKFVNEFKDFASKGNIVDLAVGIVIGGAFGKIVSSIVADIIMPPLGLLIGGVNFTDLKFIIKAGAVDAAGKAIPAVTLNYGNFLQTLFDFLIIAFAMFLVVKAMMKLKKKQETAPAAPAAPTASEKLLEEIRDTLKEKK from the coding sequence ATGAAATTTGTAAATGAATTTAAAGACTTCGCCTCAAAAGGCAATATCGTTGATTTGGCAGTCGGTATCGTTATTGGCGGTGCCTTCGGAAAAATTGTTTCATCCATCGTAGCCGATATCATCATGCCTCCACTCGGGCTTCTTATCGGAGGTGTGAATTTCACCGACCTGAAGTTCATTATCAAGGCCGGAGCGGTTGATGCGGCAGGCAAAGCTATTCCAGCAGTAACATTGAATTACGGGAATTTTCTTCAGACATTATTCGATTTTCTGATTATTGCATTTGCCATGTTTCTGGTGGTAAAAGCTATGATGAAACTTAAAAAGAAACAGGAAACTGCTCCCGCGGCACCAGCAGCACCAACAGCTTCCGAAAAACTGCTCGAAGAAATCCGCGATACGCTGAAAGAAAAAAAGTAG
- a CDS encoding BamA/TamA family outer membrane protein — MKRSLFRITFLLLAAFGVVSCNPARKLASGEYLLVKNTLSVDKNKPSPDEFTGFIKQVPNHKTFGLYFNLRVYNMAKPGKRDSKFKRWLRNTIGEPPVILDTTLHDNSVKMMRQYLDNHGYFNSQVSREFEYKPKRKKVKVHYSIHAAEPYFIRTVKYNIPDPEIYKIVSGGLSASKIKTNVIYNTDDIDAERERLTRALLNEGYFYFSKEYISFEVDSALNSHKLDLTLSIANPVVRLAEFPDSLAPGKHVQYLVNRVYVNTNYSVRSNETLPADTVCVVIPHRRKDRPPKVYYFIYHGKLKIRPKSVTQSVYIDAGWNYAVNDVERTFRQLSAIRMFRYVNILFNEVPDSTRKLIDCSILLTRAPLQAFSVDVVTTNTGGELGLSTGLIYENKNLLRGAEVFKIRVNGAVEIQKLNFGSKTDPALKKLPFFNTIEYGIETGIAFNRFLIPIPQERFSKSFRPRTSINTGYNYQKRPDYTRYIVKGSFAYEWNESDYKSHIFTPFEVNMVKIFPDSTFSAKIEALQDRILKNSYKDHLITALKYSYIYNTQQLNKVSDFIYFRTDAELAGLLFWAYSYAKGEPGSYSVSDIPYSQYARLYTDFRFYHMFDAKNTLVCRAAAGIGFPLNKFNTLPFEKSFYMGGANSMRGWRLKTLGPGAYKSVDTTLLQFDRTGDIGLEANLEYRFPIYKILNGAIFLDAGNIWLRKKSDNFKNAEFNVQKFLGQVALDGGLGARLNFGFFVVRLDGAVVLKDPAMPEKQRWMWDNSNRLLVIGNLGIGYPF, encoded by the coding sequence ATGAAGCGAAGCCTCTTCCGTATAACCTTTTTACTGCTTGCTGCTTTCGGAGTGGTTTCATGCAATCCTGCCAGAAAACTTGCATCGGGTGAGTATCTTCTTGTGAAAAACACCCTGAGCGTTGATAAAAATAAACCGTCACCCGACGAATTCACGGGGTTTATCAAGCAGGTTCCGAATCATAAAACCTTCGGGCTGTATTTTAATCTCAGGGTTTATAATATGGCGAAACCCGGAAAACGCGACAGTAAATTCAAACGGTGGCTGCGTAATACCATTGGTGAACCGCCCGTAATACTGGACACGACACTGCATGATAACAGCGTAAAAATGATGAGGCAATACCTCGATAATCATGGATACTTTAACTCACAGGTAAGCAGGGAATTTGAGTATAAGCCAAAGAGAAAAAAGGTAAAAGTACATTACAGTATTCATGCTGCCGAACCATATTTTATTCGTACCGTCAAATACAATATTCCGGACCCTGAGATTTATAAAATTGTCTCCGGCGGACTGAGTGCCAGTAAAATAAAAACCAATGTAATTTACAATACCGATGATATAGATGCCGAACGCGAACGGCTTACACGCGCATTATTGAATGAAGGCTATTTTTATTTCTCTAAGGAGTATATCAGTTTTGAGGTAGATAGTGCGTTGAATTCACACAAGCTTGACCTTACATTATCAATCGCTAATCCGGTTGTCAGGTTAGCTGAATTTCCCGATTCGCTCGCTCCCGGAAAGCACGTGCAGTACCTTGTAAACAGAGTATATGTAAATACAAACTACAGTGTTCGCAGTAATGAAACCCTTCCTGCAGATACTGTATGCGTGGTGATACCTCACCGGCGTAAAGACAGACCACCCAAAGTATATTATTTTATCTATCACGGTAAACTTAAAATCAGACCAAAAAGCGTTACGCAATCTGTGTATATTGATGCCGGATGGAATTATGCCGTCAATGATGTGGAACGAACATTCAGGCAGTTGAGCGCTATCCGGATGTTTCGCTATGTGAATATTCTTTTTAATGAAGTACCTGATTCAACGCGCAAATTAATTGACTGTTCCATTTTGCTTACCAGGGCGCCGCTTCAGGCGTTCTCTGTTGATGTGGTTACAACGAACACCGGTGGAGAACTTGGTCTGTCAACAGGTTTGATTTACGAAAACAAGAATTTGCTGCGAGGTGCTGAGGTATTTAAAATTCGGGTTAATGGAGCTGTAGAAATCCAGAAACTAAATTTCGGCAGCAAAACAGATCCGGCTCTTAAAAAGCTTCCTTTCTTTAACACCATTGAGTATGGCATTGAAACAGGTATAGCGTTCAATCGTTTTCTGATACCCATTCCGCAGGAACGGTTTTCAAAATCATTCAGACCACGCACATCCATCAACACAGGGTATAATTATCAGAAACGACCTGATTACACCCGTTACATTGTGAAAGGGAGTTTTGCCTATGAGTGGAATGAATCTGATTATAAATCGCATATTTTTACTCCTTTTGAGGTGAATATGGTGAAGATTTTTCCTGACAGCACCTTCTCCGCTAAAATTGAAGCGCTTCAGGACCGTATTTTAAAAAACAGTTATAAAGACCATTTGATAACTGCACTGAAATACAGTTATATTTACAATACGCAGCAGTTAAACAAGGTGTCTGATTTTATTTATTTCAGAACCGACGCAGAACTCGCAGGACTTTTGTTCTGGGCTTACAGTTATGCCAAGGGTGAGCCGGGCAGTTATTCGGTAAGTGATATTCCGTATTCACAGTATGCGAGACTGTATACTGATTTCAGGTTTTATCATATGTTCGATGCGAAGAATACACTGGTTTGCAGGGCTGCTGCGGGTATTGGTTTTCCGCTCAATAAATTCAACACACTGCCGTTTGAGAAAAGTTTTTATATGGGCGGTGCCAACAGTATGCGCGGTTGGCGCCTGAAAACGCTGGGACCGGGCGCCTACAAATCGGTCGATACAACCCTCCTGCAATTTGACCGCACCGGAGATATTGGGTTAGAAGCCAATCTGGAGTACCGTTTCCCAATATATAAAATTTTGAATGGCGCTATTTTTCTGGATGCCGGCAATATATGGCTGCGCAAAAAAAGTGATAATTTTAAAAATGCGGAGTTCAACGTACAGAAGTTTCTTGGGCAAGTTGCGCTGGATGGTGGCTTGGGCGCTCGTCTGAATTTTGGTTTTTTCGTGGTACGTCTCGACGGGGCAGTAGTTCTCAAAGACCCCGCCATGCCTGAAAAACAACGCTGGATGTGGGACAACTCAAACAGGTTGCTCGTAATCGGAAACCTTGGAATCGGTTATCCTTTCTAA
- a CDS encoding ABC transporter permease, translating into MALLIAENLRISLISIKSQLLRAILTMLIIAFGIMALVGILTAIESIKGSISSNFARLGSNTFSIRNHAMRFHGGPEQSRIDYRNISFKEAQEFKEKFAFPSVISVFTHGTHTATLKYESEKTDPNIAVIGIDENYLLTSGTEIAEGRNFSSREVRDGSYAAIIGTDIQKKIFPGNVSPLDKTISIGPYKFKVIGILKSKGSSMGFSGDKNCLIPLTNLRQYVSGSELSFTVNVMVNNTQSMDVAIGEATGLMRIIRKVLVGNPANFEIEKSDNLAQMLLGNIQYVTLAATIIGLITLLGAAIGLMNIMLVSVTERTREIGIRKAMGATSQAIRNQFLMEAIVIGQLGGLLGIILGILAGNLMSLLLDSAFVVPWLWIFSGILLCMGVGLVSGIYPAMKAARLDPIEALRYE; encoded by the coding sequence ATGGCGTTACTGATTGCCGAGAATCTTCGAATTTCGCTGATATCTATTAAGAGTCAGCTGTTGCGCGCCATCCTGACGATGCTGATTATTGCCTTTGGCATCATGGCTCTGGTTGGGATACTCACTGCTATTGAATCAATTAAAGGATCTATTAGCAGTAACTTCGCAAGGCTGGGTTCGAATACATTCAGCATTCGTAATCACGCCATGCGTTTCCATGGTGGTCCTGAGCAGAGCCGCATTGATTACCGGAATATTTCATTTAAAGAGGCTCAGGAATTCAAAGAGAAATTTGCATTTCCGAGCGTGATTTCAGTATTTACACATGGCACGCATACTGCGACGCTGAAGTATGAATCTGAAAAAACGGATCCGAATATTGCAGTAATCGGCATTGATGAAAATTATTTGCTTACGTCCGGTACCGAGATTGCCGAAGGCCGTAATTTTTCATCCCGAGAAGTTCGCGATGGTTCATATGCTGCAATTATCGGCACCGACATTCAGAAGAAAATTTTTCCGGGCAACGTCAGCCCTCTGGATAAAACGATTTCAATTGGTCCATATAAATTCAAAGTGATTGGCATTTTGAAGTCCAAGGGCAGCAGCATGGGGTTCAGCGGAGATAAGAATTGTTTGATTCCGCTCACCAATTTGCGGCAATATGTTTCCGGTTCCGAACTTTCGTTTACTGTTAATGTAATGGTCAACAATACCCAATCCATGGATGTTGCTATTGGTGAGGCAACCGGATTGATGCGCATTATCCGGAAAGTTCTTGTTGGAAATCCGGCAAATTTTGAAATTGAAAAAAGTGATAATCTGGCGCAGATGCTGCTTGGCAACATACAATATGTTACTTTGGCGGCAACCATCATTGGCTTAATTACATTGCTCGGCGCAGCCATTGGTTTGATGAATATCATGCTTGTTTCTGTAACCGAGCGCACCCGCGAGATTGGAATCCGAAAAGCGATGGGAGCCACCAGTCAGGCCATTCGCAACCAGTTCCTTATGGAGGCGATTGTAATAGGGCAGTTGGGCGGATTGTTAGGAATTATTCTGGGTATTTTGGCCGGTAATTTAATGTCGTTGTTGCTCGATAGTGCTTTTGTTGTGCCATGGCTTTGGATATTTTCGGGTATATTGTTGTGTATGGGCGTAGGATTGGTGTCGGGTATTTACCCGGCAATGAAAGCCGCGCGCCTCGACCCGATTGAAGCATTACGGTATGAATAA